The following proteins are co-located in the Sphingorhabdus lutea genome:
- a CDS encoding undecaprenyl-diphosphate phosphatase yields the protein MNDIITAIILGIVEGLTEFLPVSSTGHLILATELMGYDAQKWAIFNIAIQPGAILAIVVLYWRTFMDVLKGLFSLEAGAIAFTRNLLLAFFPAVILGLTFGDAIELMLENAILVCWSLIIGGFAILVVEKYAKPKESGGIAAMPAKKSAMIGLIQCLAMIPGVSRSGATILGAMAMGVDRKTAAEFSFFLALPTLTGATILQMFKHRSEITTDDLSLIGIGFVVSFIVAIIVVKGFLAVITRYGFAPFAWYRIAAGAAGLIWLTVI from the coding sequence ATGAACGATATTATTACCGCAATCATCCTTGGCATTGTCGAAGGATTAACCGAATTTCTGCCCGTTTCCTCCACCGGTCATTTAATTTTGGCAACGGAGTTAATGGGATATGATGCGCAAAAATGGGCCATATTTAACATTGCCATTCAACCTGGCGCGATTTTGGCGATTGTGGTGCTTTATTGGCGGACATTTATGGATGTCTTAAAGGGCCTATTTTCTTTAGAAGCTGGTGCGATAGCATTTACCCGCAATTTATTATTGGCATTTTTCCCTGCGGTTATATTGGGATTGACATTTGGCGATGCCATTGAATTGATGTTGGAAAATGCGATTTTGGTGTGCTGGTCACTCATCATTGGTGGATTTGCCATTTTGGTGGTGGAAAAATATGCAAAGCCAAAGGAATCAGGCGGCATTGCGGCTATGCCCGCCAAAAAATCGGCGATGATCGGCCTTATCCAATGTCTTGCCATGATACCAGGGGTCAGCCGTTCCGGCGCAACCATATTGGGCGCAATGGCCATGGGCGTTGACCGCAAAACCGCCGCAGAGTTTAGCTTTTTCCTTGCCCTGCCCACCTTAACCGGCGCGACAATATTGCAAATGTTCAAACATCGCAGCGAAATTACAACCGACGACCTTAGCTTAATTGGCATAGGTTTTGTCGTATCCTTCATCGTTGCCATCATCGTGGTAAAAGGTTTTTTGGCTGTCATCACACGCTATGGCTTTGCACCCTTTGCTTGGTATAGAATCGCTGCTGGTGCAGCGGGCCTTATCTGGCTTACAGTCATATAG
- a CDS encoding TonB-dependent receptor gives MKLVKTIVKTAMMTGISVGALTQASIAYAQQAPSEEEEAQKFDNDAIIVTATKREQTLQEIPVAVSVTSAETIEKAQIRDLIDLQTAVPTLRVSQLQSSANTNFIIRGFGNGANNAGIEPSVGVFIDGVYRSRSASAIGDLPNLQRIEVLRGPQSTLFGKNASAGVISIVTQKPQFTFGGSAELSYGNYNAIIAKADVTGPLSDTVAASISGSYNRRDGYAKDLNLGIDTNERNRWGTRGQLYFEPNDKVSLRIIADYDKIDEICCVAGNVLNGSTGAIVNALALSSPGGVGIDAQNPFSYDVYTNVPSENNIKNYGFSSQLDYDLGGVDFTSITSYRVVDSFSNQDSDFSAADLIGRNSNDTKIDTYTQEIRFASDFDGMFNFLLGGYYFKENIEVNNQLLFGTQFRPYGDALIKGATSGALGLSRLAAFNAFGAIPTAVGLEETFGALEGNPTKYLGRFFANGTGLNEAYGMHNEAFSLFGTVDLELTDRLTLTGGFNFTKDKKEFGTNVQSSDAFAGVNFDNPLYAPLRFNLIYGGALAGGATPAQAAALATANQNNPAANPLNGLKALQFLPAFLNVPNSVEDGKTDDSNFSYTVRAAYEINDNLNVYASYATGFKASSVNLSRDSRPFLADRTALTTAGLLQTNQSYGSRFADPEKSRVIEVGIKGQWDVAAANLTIFEQSIKGFQSNVFTGTGFALANAGQQTTFGIEFDGSVSPTDNLTFSGAVVYLDSVYDSFTQSATGDISGTTPSGIPGFSMTLGAEYNMPIGENELTLRTDYHYESPANQFDFNNTNLALNNYRRTVNALNASLTYALGNGFQATIWGRNLTGAEYLTTLFPSVAQTGSISGYPNQPRTYGISAKYKF, from the coding sequence ATGAAATTGGTAAAAACCATCGTCAAAACAGCCATGATGACCGGGATTAGCGTCGGTGCATTGACACAAGCATCTATTGCATATGCACAACAAGCGCCAAGTGAGGAAGAAGAAGCGCAAAAATTTGATAATGACGCAATTATCGTGACCGCGACAAAGCGTGAGCAAACTTTACAAGAAATTCCAGTGGCTGTGTCCGTGACCAGCGCAGAAACAATTGAAAAGGCGCAAATTCGCGACTTAATTGATCTGCAAACAGCTGTCCCCACCCTGCGCGTTAGCCAGCTTCAATCTTCCGCCAACACCAATTTCATCATTCGCGGTTTTGGTAATGGCGCCAATAATGCGGGTATCGAACCATCTGTCGGTGTGTTTATTGACGGGGTTTACCGTTCACGTTCTGCCTCGGCGATTGGCGATTTGCCCAATTTGCAACGTATTGAGGTGCTTCGCGGTCCACAATCTACCTTATTTGGTAAAAATGCTTCTGCGGGCGTTATCTCCATCGTCACGCAAAAACCACAATTTACCTTTGGCGGCTCAGCAGAGCTTAGCTATGGCAATTACAACGCCATCATTGCAAAGGCCGATGTTACTGGACCGTTAAGCGACACTGTCGCGGCCAGTATTTCAGGCAGCTACAATCGCCGCGATGGCTATGCCAAGGACTTAAATCTGGGCATTGATACCAATGAACGTAATCGTTGGGGCACCAGAGGACAGCTTTATTTTGAACCAAATGATAAGGTCAGCCTTCGTATTATCGCCGATTATGATAAAATTGACGAAATTTGCTGCGTTGCGGGCAATGTATTAAACGGCTCAACCGGTGCGATTGTAAATGCGCTTGCGCTTTCATCTCCTGGTGGTGTTGGCATTGATGCACAAAATCCATTTTCTTATGATGTATATACCAATGTGCCTTCCGAAAATAACATCAAAAATTACGGCTTTTCAAGCCAACTTGATTATGATTTAGGCGGTGTAGATTTCACTTCAATCACTTCATATCGCGTGGTTGATTCATTTTCTAACCAAGATTCCGACTTCTCTGCTGCGGATTTAATTGGCCGTAATTCAAATGACACAAAAATCGATACCTATACTCAGGAAATTCGATTTGCTTCGGACTTTGACGGCATGTTCAATTTCTTGCTTGGCGGATATTATTTCAAAGAAAATATCGAAGTTAACAACCAGCTATTATTTGGCACACAATTCCGTCCCTATGGCGATGCGTTGATTAAAGGCGCAACCAGCGGGGCTTTGGGTCTGTCTCGATTGGCTGCATTTAACGCATTTGGCGCTATTCCAACGGCAGTTGGTTTGGAAGAAACCTTTGGCGCATTGGAAGGCAATCCTACCAAATATCTTGGCCGTTTCTTTGCCAATGGCACCGGATTGAACGAAGCCTATGGAATGCATAATGAAGCATTTTCGCTCTTCGGAACGGTGGATTTAGAATTGACTGATCGGCTTACCTTAACCGGCGGCTTTAACTTTACCAAAGATAAAAAAGAATTTGGTACTAATGTGCAAAGCAGTGACGCATTTGCCGGTGTGAATTTTGATAATCCGCTTTATGCACCGCTACGTTTCAACTTAATTTATGGCGGTGCGCTTGCTGGTGGTGCAACCCCTGCGCAGGCAGCTGCCCTTGCAACAGCCAACCAAAACAATCCTGCGGCAAACCCGCTTAATGGGTTAAAGGCATTGCAATTCCTGCCGGCATTTTTGAACGTGCCAAATAGCGTTGAAGATGGTAAAACAGACGATAGCAACTTCTCTTACACCGTACGTGCAGCCTATGAAATAAACGACAATTTAAACGTTTATGCAAGCTATGCTACTGGATTTAAGGCAAGCTCGGTCAATCTGTCACGCGACAGCCGCCCCTTCCTTGCTGATCGCACAGCGTTAACAACAGCTGGCCTGTTGCAAACAAACCAATCCTATGGTTCGCGCTTTGCCGATCCAGAAAAATCACGCGTGATTGAAGTGGGCATTAAGGGTCAATGGGATGTCGCAGCGGCCAATTTGACCATTTTTGAACAGTCAATTAAGGGCTTCCAATCAAATGTATTTACCGGAACCGGTTTTGCGCTTGCCAATGCGGGCCAACAAACCACCTTTGGTATTGAATTTGACGGTTCGGTTTCCCCGACCGACAATCTAACCTTCTCTGGTGCGGTTGTTTATTTGGACTCTGTTTATGACAGCTTTACCCAAAGCGCGACCGGCGACATTTCCGGCACGACGCCTTCTGGTATTCCTGGCTTCTCCATGACATTGGGCGCAGAATATAATATGCCAATTGGTGAAAATGAATTGACCCTGCGGACTGATTATCACTATGAATCGCCCGCCAATCAGTTTGATTTTAACAACACCAACCTTGCGCTGAATAATTATCGCCGCACGGTAAATGCGTTAAATGCGTCTTTGACCTATGCTTTGGGCAATGGTTTCCAAGCAACAATTTGGGGCCGCAATTTAACCGGTGCGGAATATTTGACCACCTTGTTCCCATCTGTGGCACAAACGGGCAGTATTTCAGGCTATCCTAATCAGCCACGTACCTATGGTATTTCGGCGAAATATAAATTTTAA
- a CDS encoding TetR/AcrR family transcriptional regulator — MPSQEEKILNAASQILLEKGPAGLSLRVIAKMAGVSTMGIYSYFNGKQGLLDALYIQGFGHVYDAMEAASKMENPRQAAIAGTQGYIDMARQYQAEYRLIFGGSGADYSPGEDARKAEARAFGRLVDIAAKLLPETASLSEKQKMALKIWALVHGYVSIYLHGVNDVLQFDDWDAQILSSMSQLVDATLKI; from the coding sequence ATGCCAAGTCAGGAAGAAAAAATATTAAACGCCGCATCGCAAATCTTGCTGGAAAAAGGGCCAGCAGGGCTTAGCCTGCGGGTCATTGCCAAAATGGCAGGGGTTTCCACCATGGGGATTTACAGCTATTTTAACGGGAAACAGGGGCTGCTGGATGCATTATATATTCAAGGATTTGGCCATGTTTATGATGCGATGGAGGCGGCCAGCAAGATGGAAAATCCTAGGCAGGCTGCAATTGCCGGAACGCAGGGATATATTGATATGGCTCGCCAATATCAGGCGGAATATAGGTTGATTTTTGGCGGCAGCGGAGCTGATTACAGCCCGGGCGAAGATGCAAGAAAGGCAGAGGCAAGGGCATTTGGGCGATTAGTCGATATAGCCGCCAAATTATTGCCAGAAACTGCTAGCCTATCAGAAAAACAGAAAATGGCGTTGAAGATATGGGCGCTGGTTCATGGATATGTCAGCATATATTTGCACGGCGTGAATGATGTGCTGCAATTTGATGATTGGGACGCGCAAATTTTATCATCCATGTCGCAATTGGTGGATGCGACCCTTAAAATATAA
- a CDS encoding complex I NDUFA9 subunit family protein, with translation MAKYKILADLLIIRRKPTVQSLNPQLNLLENKLVTIFGGNGFLGHYVAQAFLKKGARVRIASRNPKSSYNIKPLGNLGQTQFVQCDILNVDQVARAMMNCDIAINLVGVFGNEMAAVNGEGAANIAAIAAQQNIASLVHISAIGADIESPAKYGRSKAAGEQAVLKNYPNAAIIRPSIIFATEDNFINRFAKLISLFPVMPIFGAATKFQPIFAGDLANVICAASVNNDFSGQILDAGGPDILSMSELNHWIAQETGRNPLFVDVPAPIGKAFAIATGWLPFAPINHDQYKMLQSDNIVRADKDAVSLAGITPMPMRSLVDGWLDLYRQHGRFSGLKRA, from the coding sequence ATGGCCAAATATAAAATTTTGGCTGACCTGTTGATAATTCGGAGAAAACCAACCGTGCAATCGCTTAATCCGCAGCTTAATTTATTGGAAAATAAACTTGTCACCATTTTTGGCGGCAATGGATTTTTGGGCCATTATGTTGCCCAAGCTTTTTTGAAAAAGGGCGCGCGGGTGCGCATTGCATCACGCAATCCCAAAAGCTCTTATAATATTAAACCATTGGGAAATTTAGGACAAACGCAATTTGTTCAATGTGATATATTAAATGTGGATCAGGTGGCCCGTGCCATGATGAATTGCGATATTGCAATCAACCTAGTCGGCGTTTTTGGAAACGAAATGGCCGCAGTGAATGGCGAAGGCGCGGCAAATATTGCCGCCATTGCAGCACAGCAGAATATTGCGTCATTGGTGCATATTTCCGCTATTGGCGCAGATATTGAATCGCCGGCGAAATATGGCCGCAGTAAAGCCGCAGGTGAACAGGCTGTCCTGAAAAACTATCCCAATGCTGCGATTATTCGCCCTTCAATTATTTTTGCCACCGAAGATAATTTCATCAATCGTTTTGCAAAATTGATCAGTTTATTTCCCGTGATGCCAATTTTTGGGGCGGCAACGAAATTTCAGCCTATTTTTGCTGGCGACCTTGCCAATGTCATTTGCGCTGCATCGGTGAATAATGATTTTTCAGGGCAAATATTGGATGCTGGCGGCCCAGATATTTTGAGCATGAGCGAGTTAAACCATTGGATAGCGCAGGAAACGGGTCGCAACCCGTTATTTGTTGACGTGCCCGCACCCATTGGCAAGGCATTTGCGATTGCGACCGGATGGTTGCCCTTTGCCCCGATAAATCATGATCAATATAAAATGTTGCAATCGGATAATATTGTGCGTGCGGACAAGGACGCAGTTTCATTGGCGGGCATTACCCCCATGCCGATGCGATCATTGGTTGATGGCTGGCTTGATCTATATCGCCAACATGGCCGTTTTTCAGGATTAAAAAGAGCATGA
- a CDS encoding tetratricopeptide repeat protein yields MAFSSISAANIAHANIVDKISPEAAKLADEAVGLYEAKQYSEATVKWLQSCDLGNGDACFWAAKTLELELSSSENMVIARGKYARGCSLGNANACNNLGVMMEFAKGGEKNIKGAKDIYDAACKANLAIACQNSAIIRRLNKSSSTLSIAEEEKIINQYSLAACDLDLADGCTDLGVAYYLGSGVARNMDNARLYSEKGCMNNSMKGCENLASMYREGRFGDIKPDNFINDVSIACSAGFYQSCDDLRALSLKETDILSVARAQASLYSGCSKNIYIACTVLGKIYHAGYQSRQDFKQARLFFTKACDNFDAVGCYGLASMEYHGEAGPKNIENWHKLLIKSCSDWNQACYDLGNAYAKGDKIVQNIDEARNIYSFSCNRNYAPSCKALNSLPFISSN; encoded by the coding sequence ATGGCATTTTCCTCCATATCCGCCGCCAATATCGCCCATGCGAATATAGTAGATAAAATATCACCAGAGGCCGCAAAATTGGCCGATGAAGCGGTTGGCCTATATGAAGCAAAACAATATTCCGAAGCCACCGTCAAATGGCTGCAAAGCTGTGATTTGGGGAATGGTGACGCCTGTTTCTGGGCCGCAAAAACATTGGAGCTGGAATTATCAAGCAGCGAAAATATGGTCATTGCGCGCGGCAAATATGCCCGTGGCTGCTCCCTGGGCAACGCAAATGCATGTAATAATTTGGGCGTCATGATGGAATTTGCCAAAGGCGGCGAAAAAAATATTAAAGGCGCAAAGGATATATATGACGCGGCATGTAAGGCGAATTTAGCCATTGCATGCCAAAATAGCGCGATTATCCGCCGTTTAAATAAATCCTCATCCACATTATCCATTGCCGAGGAGGAAAAGATTATCAATCAATATTCACTTGCCGCATGTGATTTAGATCTGGCCGATGGCTGCACCGATTTGGGCGTTGCATATTATTTGGGCAGCGGTGTGGCACGAAATATGGATAATGCGCGGCTATATTCGGAAAAAGGCTGTATGAATAACAGCATGAAAGGATGTGAAAATTTGGCCAGCATGTACCGTGAGGGCAGATTTGGAGACATTAAACCAGATAATTTTATCAATGATGTTTCCATTGCCTGCTCTGCTGGATTTTATCAATCATGCGATGATTTACGGGCGCTATCTTTAAAAGAAACCGATATTTTGTCCGTCGCCAGAGCACAGGCCAGCCTATATAGCGGGTGCAGCAAAAATATATATATTGCCTGCACCGTTTTGGGTAAAATATATCATGCCGGATATCAAAGCCGCCAAGATTTTAAACAGGCGCGATTATTTTTCACCAAAGCATGCGATAATTTTGATGCTGTGGGCTGCTATGGCTTGGCCAGCATGGAATATCATGGCGAAGCTGGTCCCAAAAATATCGAAAATTGGCATAAATTATTGATTAAATCCTGCAGCGATTGGAATCAGGCATGTTATGATTTGGGCAATGCCTATGCCAAGGGGGATAAAATCGTCCAAAATATTGATGAAGCACGCAATATATATAGTTTTTCCTGCAACAGAAATTATGCGCCATCCTGTAAAGCGCTAAACTCTCTGCCCTTCATTTCGTCCAATTGA
- a CDS encoding NAD(P)-dependent oxidoreductase: protein MAKEKLLKFVDVGQKFPEKRGAELRAKDFQEISNRYNDADANEQASRCSQCGVPYCTVHCPLHNHIPDWLKLTAEGRLQEAYEMSAMTSSMPEICGRICPQDRLCEGNCVIEFSGHDAVTIGSVEKYITDTAWENGWVEDIICATKTGIKVAIIGSGPGGLTAAEGLAALGHEIHIYERSDRAGGLLTYGIPGFKLEKEVVTRRIDRLKKAGIIFHLNADIGGDVKFSDLRKMHDMVLIATGVYKSREAKIKGEDASGVEKALDYLSISNRKYFGDDVPEFDNGRFDAKGKNIVVIGGGDTAMDCVRTAIRQGANSVKCLYRRDKENMPGSAREVKNAEEEGVEFVWLTSPAEIIVENGKAAGVSANMMRLGPPDSSGRRAPEIDPNGGQEIAADMVIMALGFEPENLPKLFDAEELAVTRWGTIRADHKNMMTNLDGVFAIGDIVRGASLVVWAIRDGRDVTQYMHQWAKSQKKAALAA from the coding sequence ATGGCAAAAGAGAAATTATTAAAATTTGTAGATGTAGGTCAAAAATTTCCTGAAAAACGCGGTGCAGAATTGCGCGCAAAGGATTTTCAGGAAATATCCAATAGATATAATGACGCAGATGCAAATGAACAGGCATCGCGTTGTTCGCAATGCGGTGTGCCCTATTGCACCGTCCATTGCCCTTTGCATAATCATATTCCCGATTGGCTGAAATTAACCGCTGAGGGTCGTTTGCAAGAGGCATATGAAATGTCGGCCATGACATCGTCTATGCCCGAAATTTGCGGCCGCATCTGCCCGCAGGATCGCCTTTGTGAAGGCAATTGCGTCATTGAATTTTCCGGTCATGACGCAGTCACCATTGGTTCGGTGGAAAAATATATCACCGATACCGCATGGGAAAATGGATGGGTAGAAGATATTATCTGCGCCACAAAAACCGGCATAAAGGTTGCGATTATTGGATCAGGTCCTGGCGGTTTAACCGCCGCCGAAGGATTGGCTGCATTGGGCCATGAAATTCACATTTATGAACGAAGCGACCGCGCGGGCGGCCTTCTTACCTATGGCATTCCTGGTTTTAAATTGGAAAAAGAGGTTGTCACCCGCCGGATAGATCGTCTTAAAAAAGCAGGGATTATTTTCCATCTAAACGCCGATATTGGCGGCGATGTTAAATTTTCCGATTTACGCAAAATGCATGACATGGTCCTTATCGCCACGGGCGTGTATAAATCACGTGAGGCGAAAATTAAGGGCGAGGATGCCAGCGGCGTTGAAAAAGCATTGGATTATTTATCCATTTCCAACCGCAAATATTTTGGCGATGATGTTCCCGAATTTGACAATGGACGATTTGATGCCAAGGGCAAAAATATTGTCGTTATTGGCGGCGGCGACACCGCCATGGACTGTGTTCGCACCGCCATTCGCCAAGGGGCAAATTCGGTTAAATGCCTATATCGCCGTGACAAGGAAAATATGCCTGGCTCTGCTCGCGAGGTGAAAAATGCCGAGGAAGAAGGCGTTGAATTTGTCTGGTTAACCTCCCCTGCTGAAATCATTGTTGAAAATGGCAAGGCGGCGGGCGTGTCGGCAAATATGATGCGTCTTGGCCCACCCGATTCATCGGGCCGCCGTGCGCCGGAAATTGACCCAAATGGCGGACAAGAAATCGCCGCCGATATGGTTATTATGGCGCTTGGCTTTGAGCCTGAGAACCTGCCTAAATTATTTGATGCCGAGGAATTGGCCGTCACCCGTTGGGGCACAATAAGAGCGGATCATAAAAATATGATGACCAATTTAGACGGGGTTTTTGCCATTGGAGATATTGTTCGCGGGGCCAGTTTGGTTGTGTGGGCAATTCGCGATGGCCGCGATGTCACCCAATATATGCACCAATGGGCAAAGTCTCAAAAAAAAGCCGCATTGGCTGCTTAA